Part of the Oerskovia paurometabola genome is shown below.
AGCGTCTTCCGTCGCACCACGGGCATGTCGCCTGCTGCGTACGCACGCCTGCTCGGAGCGCCCGGCCACTGACCGGTGGCGGGAAACCGGTCATCGCTGGCAGGATTTCTCGATCCCGCCCGGGTTAGCCTCACCTTCGTCGAGCCAACTAAGGCTAGGCTCATCTAACTAGCGGGCGTCGAGTCGCACTGCGAGACGCCTGACGGAGGACCCTTTCATGACCCCGACCACCACCCGCCGTCGCACCGCTCCCCGGCGCCGTCTCCTGGGCGCCGTCGCTGCGCTCACGACCCTGGCCGCGCTCGCGGCCTGCTCGACGGGAGGGACCGACGGCTCGACGCCGGCCCCCGCGGGCGGAGCCGGCGTCGCCGCCACGCACCTCGCCGAGGCCGACGCGTTCCCGGTCGAGATCGAGCACACGTACGGCTCGACGACGATCGAGGCCGAGCCGCAGCGCGTCGTGACGATCGGCTGGAGCAGCCAGGACGCGGTCGTCGCGTTCGGCAAGGTTCCCGTGGGCATCGAGAGGTTCACCGGCCCCGGCATCGAGGACGACATCCTGCCGTGGCTCACCGAGACCTTCGAGGGCGCCACACCCGAGCTGCTCACGAGCAACCCCGACGTCCCGTTCGAGCAGATCGCTGCGCTGCGGCCCGACGTGATCATCGCGGTCTACTCGGGGATCACGGACACGGCCTACGAGCGCCTCTCCGAGATCGCCCCGACCGTCGCGTTCCCGGGCTCCGCCTGGGAGACGTCGTGGCAGGACCAGACCACGATGATCGGGGCGGCACTGGGGCAGCCGGCCAAGGCCGACGAGCTCGTCGAGGGCGTCGGGAGCAAGGTCGCCGAGACGGCCGCGGCCCACCCCGAGCTCCAGGGCAAGACCATCACGTACGCGATGAACGGCGAGGGCGGCCTCATCGTCTTCTGCCCCTCGGACCCGCGCATCGAGCTGCTGACGCAGATCGGGCTCGCACCGTCCCCCGGCACCCTCACCGTCTGCGGCGCCGAGGACGCGTCGTCGGTCTCGGTCAGCTCGGAGCTCATCCCCACTCTCGACGCCGACGCGTTCATCCTCATCGACGTCGACGAGACGGTCTACGACACCCTCCTGGGCAACCCGCTGTTCGCGGCGCTGCCCTCGGTCGTCGACGACCGCGTGATCCGGGTCGTCGGCATGGACTACGCCATGGCGACCTCTGCGCCGACCGTCCTGAGCATCCCCTACGCGCTCGACGAGTTCGTCGCCCAGCTCACGACCACCCTCGGCTGAGCAGCCCACCGACAACCACGAACGCCCACGAGCACCCACGAGCACGGCGACGGCCCGACCCCACCCGGGGCCGGGCCGTCCTCGTGCAGCAGGTCAGCGCGGGCCCGAGACCCACCGCTCGTGGAGCTGGTACGCGCTCACGTCGGTGAGCGACGCGACCTGGTCGACGACCACCCGGAGGCGAGCGGCGTCGTCGGGCGCCTCGACCCAGTCCGCCGCGAACGGCGCCTCGAGCGCGTCCGGAGCCTTGTCGATGAAGACTCCGACGAGGTCCGCCAGGACCTGCCGCTGCTGGTGGTGCAGCGGCTCCTGCTCGCGCGGGGCCATGACGTACGCGACCGCCATGCCCTTGAGCGCGAGGATCTCCGCGGACGTCGTCTCCGGGACGACGAGCCGGGCCGAGTAGCGCGTGAGCGGACCGTCTCCGTACTCCTCGCGCGTCGCGGTCTGCGCCGACCCGCTGAAGCGCCCGATGAGCTGGCTCGTGGAGTCCTTGAGGGCCGCGAGCGCCCGGCGGGACCCGTCGAACCCGCGCATCAGGTGGCCGGTCGCCTCGAGCCGGGAGATCGCCGCGTCGAGCTCGTCCGCGGTGTACGCGTCGCCGTACCAGGCGCGGACCGCGGCCACGACGCGCGCCCGCTCGTCGGGGTCCGCGAGGACGGCGAGGTCGAGCTTGCCGCCCACGATCGCGTCCTCGACGTCGTGCACCGAGTAGGAGATGTCATCGGCCAGGTCCATGACCTGGGCCTCCATGCACTTGACGTGCTCGGGGGCCCCCTCGCGCAACCACGTGTAGACGGGCACGTCGTCGGGGTAGACGCCGAACTTGTGCGTCGTGGTCCCGTCCGCGCGCAGCGGCCCCTCGCCCCGGCGCCACGGGTACTTGACGCTCGCGTCGAGGCTCGCGCGGGTCAGGTTGAGGCCCACCGGGGTACCGTCCGCGGCGAAGACCTTGGGCTCGAGGCGCGTCAGGAGCCGCAACGTCTGGGCGTTGCCCTCGAAGCCGCCGTGGTCCGCCATGATCTCCGCGAGCGCCCGCTCGCCGTTGTGCCCGAACGGCGGATGGCCCAGGTCATGGGCGAGGCACGCGGTGTCGACGACGTCCGGGTCGCACCCGAGCGCGCGCCCCATCTCCCGGCCCACCTGCGCGACCTCGAGGCTGTGCGTCAGGCGCGTGCGCACGAAGTCGTCGGAGCCCGGGCCCAGGACCTGGGTCTTGGCACCGAGCCGACGCAGCGCCGAGGAGTGGACCACGCGCGCACGGTCCCGTTCGAAGGGCGTGCGGGCCTTGCTCTTGGGCGGCTCGGGGACCCAGCGCTCGACGTCGTCAGCCGAGTATCCGAGGGCGCTTCCTGGCATCGTGTGGGGCACGGGTCCCACCCTATCGACGCGGCGGGTCGCCGTGGTGCTCGTCCCCAGGGCTCCGTCGCGGGCCGCGGCGGCTCAGGCCTCCTCGGCCCGCGCCTGGAGCCCCCGGTAGACGCCCGTGCGCAGCTCGACCTCCCAGACGTCGGCCGTCGGCATGCCGAGCAGGTGGGCGACCTCGATCTCGGCCTCGACGTCGTACGGCACGCGCACGAGCTGGAGCCCGAAGGGCCCTGGCGCCTCGTCGTCCAGGCGCCCCTCGAGGATCGCGTAGCACGGCACGGGCTCGTCGAGCGGGTTGCCCACGCTGCCCACGTTGAACAGCGTGCGCCCGTCGCGCACCTCGACGTACGCGTCGTGGACGTCGCCGTAGCCGACCATGGTGGGCTCCGGCCCCGGACCCGTGAGGTCGGTCGCGCGGAACATCGCGTCGAACTCCTCGTCGCTGTGGTGGAAGTGCACGCGTGTGTGCACGCTGCCCGCGGGGGCGTGGAACAGGCGGATCCGGCGACCGCTCAGGAGCACGTCGTGGCTGAGGGGCAGGGCCGCGAGCCACGCGAGCTGGTCGGGTCGCAGCTCGCCGTGCCACCAGCGCATCTCGGCCGGTGCGTCGGGCGGCGTGACGGGCAGGAAGTCGTCCCAGTTGCCCCGCACGTTCACGGCGCACGCCTCACGACAACGGTCCACGACGGCGCTGCCCCGCAGCCCCTTGCCGACGTAGTCGCCGAGGTTGACGACGTGCGTGATGCCGCGCGCGGCGATGTCCGCGAGGACGGCCTCGAGGGCCGTGAGGTTGCCGTGGACGTCGGACACGACGGCGATCCGGTCGAGGGTCATGCGGGGATCCTGCCACGGCGACGATCTTGCCGAGAAGTGAGCAGATGCCCCTGGCCACAGCGGCTCAGGGGCATCTGCTCACTTCTCGTCACGGGGCCCAGCACACGAGCAGGCTCAGGCGAGCCGCCACACCCCGACGCCCGGGCCGTCGCCGGCCACGTCGAGGCCCGCGGCCGAGACGTCGAGACCCAGGTCGCCGTGCAGCCGCTCGGCGTCGGCGCCCGCGAGCAGGTGCCGCGGCAGGCGCGCCCCGCCCCACGTGTCCCGCGCCACGACGACGAGCACGCGCTCGTCGAGCGTCTCGCGCAGGTACGCCACGGCGTCGTCGTCGACCACGAGCCAGCGCAGCCCGCCCTCGCGCAGCGCCCGGCTCCCCCGGCGCAGCGCGACGAGCCGCCGGTAGACCTCGAACGTGTCGCCGTCCCAGCGGTCCGGGCGGTCCCACGGCATGGGCACGCGCGCGTGCTCGCCGTTGATCCCCGTGAGACCCACCTCGTCGCCCGCGAACATCACGGGCGTGCCGGGGTAGGTCAGCAGGAGCGTCGCGGCGACCTCGACCATCGCGGCCGAGCCCACGATCGAGCGCAGGCGCGGGGTGTCGTGCGACCCGAGCATGTTCCACTGGCGGGAGGTGACGGACCACGGCAGCACGGCGTCGAAGTCGCGCATGGTCTCGACCATGCTGCGCCCGCCCCGTCGCGGTGTCGTCACGGGCAGCCCGAGGAACGGGACGGTCGAGTCGTGCGGCGCGAGCCACGTCCAGATCGGGCGCGTGAACGCCGAGTAGTTCATGTTGGCGTGCCACCCGTCGCCCGCGAGGTCGAGCGAGGCGTCGTGGAAGTGCTCGCTCACCAGGACCGCGTCGGGGTTGATCGCGGCCATGGTCGCGCGGATCCGGCGCGCGATCTCGAGCGTGCGGTCCTCGTCGGCGTAGCGCCCCGTCATGTTCGCGACGTCGATGCGCCACCCGTCGAGGGCAAAGGGCTCCCCCAGGTAGCGCCCGACGACGGAGCCCGGCCCGTCGATCATCCTCGCCCCGAGCGTGGACGAGCCGTAGTTGAGCTTGGGCAGCGACGCGTGCTCGAGCCAGCCCACGTATCCGGGCTCGCCCGGCGTCCAGTAGAACCAGTCGCGTTCGATGCTCGACTCGTCGGCGTGCGCGCGCTCGAACCACTCGTGGCCCGCGCCCGTGTGGTTGGTCGTCAGGTCGCCGAGGAGCCGCATCCCGCGCGCGTGCACGGCCCGCGAGAGCGACGCGTACGCCTCGTCGCCGCCCAGCAGCGGGTCGACGTGGTCGAACGTGCTCGCGTCGTAGCGGTGGTTGGACCGTCCCGGGAACACCGGGGTCAGGTAGACCGTCCCGACGCCGAGCGACTGCAGGTGGTCCAGGTGCTCCTCGATCCCGCGCAGGTCACCGCCGTAGTACTGCGTCCCGACGCCGGGCCCGGCCGCGAGCGGCTCGTCGTCCCAGGCGGCCGGCTGCGCCCAGTCCGGCACCGGTCGCGAGCCGGCCTCGGCCGAGCGCGCGAACCGGTCCGGGAACACCTGGTAGACCACGCCGTCGCCCATCCACGACGGGGCGGGCGGGTGCACGGTCAGGCGGAAGTCCGCGGCGTCGGGCACGTCGCGGTCGAAGACCCCGCGCCCGTTGAGCCACCGGTACCCGCCCGGGACGTCCAGGAAGAACCGGTAGCTCGTGACCGGGTTGTGCACCAGGACGTCGGCCGCGTACCAGGACTCGTGCTCGTCCTCCCGCTCGAGCCGGGCCTCCGCCAGACGCGGCTCGCCGTCGCGCACGGTCCGCAGCCACACGGCCCGGACCTGCGCGTCGGCAGCGCCGGGCACCCGTGGCACGCGCACCCGGACCGGGACCACGTCCCCCAGGGCGGGCGTGCCACCGGGCACGTAGACCTCCGAACCGTCGTGGTGCGCGGTCAGGGCGACCACCTCGCGGGGCGAGGCGGCCCTCCCGGCGGACGTGACGTCGTCGGGCACGGTGGTGCTCACGGGTCAGCCCTTGACCGAGCCGGCCGTCAGACCGCCCACGATGTACTTCTGCAGGTAGAGGAACAGCGCCAGCACCGGGAGCGTCGAGATGACCGCGCCCGCCGTGAACAGGCCCCAGTTCGCCTCGCGCAGCGACGAGACCCACCCGTACAGGCCGACCGCGAGCGTCCAGTTGGCCTCCGAGGTCAGGACGATGCGGGCGATCATGAACTCGCCGTACGTGCTGATGAAGGACAGCAGCGCCACGACGGCCAGGATCGGCGCCACGAGGCGCAGGATGATCGTCCAGTAGATCTGGGCGTGCGTCGCACCGTCGAGCTTCGCGGCCTCGTCGAGCTCGCGCGGGACCGTGTTGAAGAACCCGTACATGAGGAACGTGTTCACGCCCAGCGCGCCGCCGAGGTACACGCAGATCAGCGCCAGCTTGCTGTCCAGGCCGAGGGCCGGGACCACGTCACCGAGGCTCAGGAGCAGCAGGAAGATCGCGATGAACGCGAGCATCTGCGGGAACATCTGGATGATCAGCAGCGACGTCAGGCCGGTGCGGCGCCCCGTGAAGCGGAACCGCGAGAACGCGTACGCCGCGGCGGCGCCCATGAGCACCGTGCCGACCGACGTCGCGACCGCGATCACGAGCGTGTTGAGCATCCACGTCCAGAACAGCGAGTCGCCGAGCTCCGCGTAGTTCACCGAGCTCACGTCGGCGAAGAGCGAGTTGGAGCCCGTGAGGGTGCCGTTCTCCGACAGCGACGCCGACAGGACGTAGACCAGCGGGAACGCGGAGAACACGACCGCGACGACGCCCACGAGGTGACGCCAGCCGAGCTCGCTGAACCAGCGGCCGGGCTTCATGCGCGTACGGCCCTCGGGACCGGACGCACCGCCCGAGGACGAGCCCGCCGAGCCGACGGGAGCGGAGACAGAGGTGGTCGCCATGTCAGTTGATCTCCTCGAACTTGCGGGTGCTCCGGAAGGCCAGGGCAGAGATGGTGCCGACGATCACGAAGATGACGATCGACAGCGCGCTCGC
Proteins encoded:
- a CDS encoding metallophosphoesterase family protein; this translates as MTLDRIAVVSDVHGNLTALEAVLADIAARGITHVVNLGDYVGKGLRGSAVVDRCREACAVNVRGNWDDFLPVTPPDAPAEMRWWHGELRPDQLAWLAALPLSHDVLLSGRRIRLFHAPAGSVHTRVHFHHSDEEFDAMFRATDLTGPGPEPTMVGYGDVHDAYVEVRDGRTLFNVGSVGNPLDEPVPCYAILEGRLDDEAPGPFGLQLVRVPYDVEAEIEVAHLLGMPTADVWEVELRTGVYRGLQARAEEA
- a CDS encoding glycoside hydrolase family 13 protein, whose product is MVALTAHHDGSEVYVPGGTPALGDVVPVRVRVPRVPGAADAQVRAVWLRTVRDGEPRLAEARLEREDEHESWYAADVLVHNPVTSYRFFLDVPGGYRWLNGRGVFDRDVPDAADFRLTVHPPAPSWMGDGVVYQVFPDRFARSAEAGSRPVPDWAQPAAWDDEPLAAGPGVGTQYYGGDLRGIEEHLDHLQSLGVGTVYLTPVFPGRSNHRYDASTFDHVDPLLGGDEAYASLSRAVHARGMRLLGDLTTNHTGAGHEWFERAHADESSIERDWFYWTPGEPGYVGWLEHASLPKLNYGSSTLGARMIDGPGSVVGRYLGEPFALDGWRIDVANMTGRYADEDRTLEIARRIRATMAAINPDAVLVSEHFHDASLDLAGDGWHANMNYSAFTRPIWTWLAPHDSTVPFLGLPVTTPRRGGRSMVETMRDFDAVLPWSVTSRQWNMLGSHDTPRLRSIVGSAAMVEVAATLLLTYPGTPVMFAGDEVGLTGINGEHARVPMPWDRPDRWDGDTFEVYRRLVALRRGSRALREGGLRWLVVDDDAVAYLRETLDERVLVVVARDTWGGARLPRHLLAGADAERLHGDLGLDVSAAGLDVAGDGPGVGVWRLA
- a CDS encoding deoxyguanosinetriphosphate triphosphohydrolase, with the protein product MPGSALGYSADDVERWVPEPPKSKARTPFERDRARVVHSSALRRLGAKTQVLGPGSDDFVRTRLTHSLEVAQVGREMGRALGCDPDVVDTACLAHDLGHPPFGHNGERALAEIMADHGGFEGNAQTLRLLTRLEPKVFAADGTPVGLNLTRASLDASVKYPWRRGEGPLRADGTTTHKFGVYPDDVPVYTWLREGAPEHVKCMEAQVMDLADDISYSVHDVEDAIVGGKLDLAVLADPDERARVVAAVRAWYGDAYTADELDAAISRLEATGHLMRGFDGSRRALAALKDSTSQLIGRFSGSAQTATREEYGDGPLTRYSARLVVPETTSAEILALKGMAVAYVMAPREQEPLHHQQRQVLADLVGVFIDKAPDALEAPFAADWVEAPDDAARLRVVVDQVASLTDVSAYQLHERWVSGPR
- a CDS encoding sugar ABC transporter permease; amino-acid sequence: MATTSVSAPVGSAGSSSGGASGPEGRTRMKPGRWFSELGWRHLVGVVAVVFSAFPLVYVLSASLSENGTLTGSNSLFADVSSVNYAELGDSLFWTWMLNTLVIAVATSVGTVLMGAAAAYAFSRFRFTGRRTGLTSLLIIQMFPQMLAFIAIFLLLLSLGDVVPALGLDSKLALICVYLGGALGVNTFLMYGFFNTVPRELDEAAKLDGATHAQIYWTIILRLVAPILAVVALLSFISTYGEFMIARIVLTSEANWTLAVGLYGWVSSLREANWGLFTAGAVISTLPVLALFLYLQKYIVGGLTAGSVKG
- a CDS encoding iron-siderophore ABC transporter substrate-binding protein, giving the protein MTPTTTRRRTAPRRRLLGAVAALTTLAALAACSTGGTDGSTPAPAGGAGVAATHLAEADAFPVEIEHTYGSTTIEAEPQRVVTIGWSSQDAVVAFGKVPVGIERFTGPGIEDDILPWLTETFEGATPELLTSNPDVPFEQIAALRPDVIIAVYSGITDTAYERLSEIAPTVAFPGSAWETSWQDQTTMIGAALGQPAKADELVEGVGSKVAETAAAHPELQGKTITYAMNGEGGLIVFCPSDPRIELLTQIGLAPSPGTLTVCGAEDASSVSVSSELIPTLDADAFILIDVDETVYDTLLGNPLFAALPSVVDDRVIRVVGMDYAMATSAPTVLSIPYALDEFVAQLTTTLG